The proteins below come from a single Psychrobacter sp. FDAARGOS_221 genomic window:
- the serB gene encoding phosphoserine phosphatase SerB, giving the protein MTKNSTTNYQNTSNLTPQMDINVTNEGQSKASFATFGPGMTAHLQSWLTALQKANDLLPQQLRFDDVQLQCREKQAGQISLSLIEQLETLPVFALSVVVQKQALITPDNADTDQKAAFEAHIDDWARQNPSWQIIRVTHTVDALQDISGSDRLTPVLTYRYVLMPTDTATMQPGKKAAAARLLDDGMTSHLRQFIATLPITENLGGDAAIDCHIVSLAKMLRPHKVAVFDMDSTLIEQEVIVELAKHANIGDQVSEITESAMRGEIDFDTSFSQRVALLEGLSTDVLDEIQQSLTFSAGARTLMATLKSLDYHTVLVSGGFTYFAERIAQELGIDEVYANELDIEADQVTGNVRLPIINGERKASLVQQVAERMGISTAQVICVGDGANDLPMMAIADLGVAYHAKPIVRGRADAAINATGLEGVLYVLGYSAQDLR; this is encoded by the coding sequence ATGACAAAAAATAGTACAACTAATTACCAAAATACGTCTAATTTGACACCACAAATGGATATTAACGTGACCAATGAAGGTCAAAGCAAGGCCAGTTTTGCTACCTTCGGTCCCGGTATGACCGCACACTTGCAATCTTGGCTGACTGCCTTACAAAAAGCCAACGACTTATTGCCGCAACAATTACGCTTTGATGACGTTCAATTGCAGTGTCGTGAAAAGCAAGCAGGTCAAATCTCGCTAAGCCTGATCGAACAATTAGAAACCTTGCCAGTGTTTGCCTTGTCAGTAGTGGTGCAAAAACAAGCGCTTATCACCCCTGACAATGCAGATACCGATCAAAAGGCAGCGTTTGAAGCTCATATTGATGACTGGGCACGTCAAAACCCGTCATGGCAGATTATTAGAGTGACGCACACTGTCGATGCCCTGCAAGACATCAGTGGTAGCGACCGCTTGACCCCAGTACTGACTTATCGTTACGTATTAATGCCGACGGATACAGCAACCATGCAACCTGGCAAAAAGGCAGCGGCAGCACGCTTACTAGATGATGGCATGACCTCACACCTGCGTCAATTTATCGCTACCCTACCGATTACAGAAAACTTAGGCGGCGACGCTGCAATTGACTGTCATATCGTTTCATTGGCCAAAATGCTGCGTCCTCACAAAGTCGCTGTGTTTGATATGGATTCAACCTTAATTGAGCAAGAAGTGATTGTCGAGTTGGCCAAGCATGCCAATATTGGCGATCAGGTCAGCGAGATTACTGAATCAGCAATGCGCGGTGAGATTGACTTTGATACCTCATTTAGTCAGCGTGTCGCTTTATTAGAAGGCTTGTCTACCGATGTATTGGATGAGATTCAACAAAGCTTGACCTTCTCTGCAGGCGCTCGCACCCTAATGGCAACCTTAAAGTCATTGGACTATCACACAGTATTGGTGTCAGGCGGCTTTACCTATTTTGCCGAGCGTATTGCTCAAGAGCTTGGTATTGATGAAGTGTATGCCAACGAGTTAGATATAGAGGCTGATCAGGTGACTGGTAATGTGAGACTGCCTATCATCAATGGCGAGCGCAAGGCGAGCTTGGTGCAGCAAGTGGCTGAGCGCATGGGCATCAGTACTGCCCAAGTTATTTGTGTCGGTGACGGTGCCAATGACCTACCGATGATGGCCATTGCTGACTTGGGTGTTGCTTATCACGCTAAGCCAATCGTACGTGGACGTGCTGATGCGGCTATCAATGCCACTGGCCTTGAAGGCGTGCTTTACGTATTAGGTTACTCAGCACAAGACTTACGCTAA
- a CDS encoding PA3496 family putative envelope integrity protein, which translates to MSDNDLDDFDDDNFEDDDDAKKVDEVEAEAEAARLTSLEKRRLIDNMLEEKRLAQELKDGFDDDFDDDFDDDDFDDDFDDDLEDE; encoded by the coding sequence ATGAGTGACAATGATCTTGATGATTTCGATGATGATAACTTTGAAGACGATGATGATGCCAAAAAGGTAGATGAAGTAGAGGCAGAAGCAGAAGCGGCTCGCTTAACGAGCTTAGAAAAGCGTCGTTTAATCGATAATATGTTAGAAGAGAAGCGCTTGGCTCAAGAGCTTAAAGACGGCTTTGATGACGACTTCGATGATGACTTTGATGACGACGATTTTGATGACGACTTTGACGATGATTTAGAAGACGAATAA
- a CDS encoding YecA family protein, producing MTLDELLHFLDSDANEFGLDSVATHGFLTATVVGKPLPNWLSHLFEGQDSKVDKDVKQAIKDWREALLEDLQSEEGIALPLEVDDESGEMDFSPESELTAWSIGFVDAMYGDENVDWFSDDEISEDVAMLTLPMMVFSGIDAVDGEEDEDLAAIRQDDDALAQMANSIEANLSELFLLFNTDE from the coding sequence ATGACCTTAGATGAGCTACTACACTTTTTAGATTCAGATGCAAACGAATTTGGATTAGATTCTGTTGCTACCCACGGCTTTTTGACGGCGACAGTGGTTGGCAAACCTTTACCAAACTGGTTGTCACATCTGTTCGAAGGACAAGACAGCAAAGTCGATAAAGACGTTAAACAAGCCATTAAAGACTGGCGAGAAGCGTTACTAGAAGATTTACAAAGCGAAGAAGGCATTGCTTTGCCGTTAGAAGTGGATGATGAGTCAGGTGAGATGGACTTTTCACCAGAGTCTGAGTTAACCGCTTGGTCAATTGGCTTTGTCGATGCCATGTATGGCGATGAAAATGTCGACTGGTTTAGCGATGATGAGATCAGTGAAGACGTGGCGATGCTAACCTTACCTATGATGGTATTTAGTGGCATTGACGCTGTTGATGGCGAAGAAGATGAAGATTTGGCGGCCATTCGCCAAGACGATGATGCACTGGCACAAATGGCCAACAGTATCGAAGCCAATTTAAGCGAACTTTTCTTGTTATTTAATACAGATGAGTAG
- a CDS encoding YbjQ family protein — protein sequence MSVQLSNLEHLPGYTITERLDVVYGSTVRSKHVGKDIFASLKNIVGGELTAYTELLEESRQEAIDRMLVKAEALGADAIVGIRFSTSSIAQGASELFVYGTAVKAVPESQANHQLVAANPAFSVSAESQSPHPAHAATVTPPPIPPISSSTESD from the coding sequence ATGAGCGTGCAGTTATCCAATTTAGAACATTTACCCGGTTACACCATCACTGAGCGATTGGATGTGGTCTATGGCAGTACGGTGCGCTCAAAGCATGTGGGCAAAGATATTTTTGCCAGCTTGAAGAATATTGTCGGCGGTGAGTTGACCGCATACACTGAGCTGCTTGAAGAATCACGTCAAGAAGCCATAGATAGAATGCTGGTAAAAGCCGAGGCGTTAGGCGCAGATGCCATTGTCGGCATTCGCTTTTCGACCTCAAGTATTGCTCAAGGTGCCTCTGAGCTATTCGTATATGGTACTGCAGTAAAAGCAGTGCCAGAGAGTCAAGCGAATCATCAGCTTGTAGCGGCTAATCCGGCTTTTTCTGTAAGCGCTGAGTCTCAATCGCCACATCCCGCACACGCAGCAACAGTCACCCCACCACCGATTCCGCCCATATCATCATCGACTGAATCTGATTAA
- a CDS encoding YbjQ family protein: protein MDVIIDFLINNGVFIGLFFIGWFFGRYNERDHFKTLAIAEKELGHIVVSSERFYQPKIADDTQGELVMGSVVIAQDYFKMIIASIFNLFGKNLVTYESLLDRARREAIVRMKLEASFRGYNQIFGVRLEVTSINLTGSMVEAIAYGTAVYAVDNPKIPPPLPSLTS, encoded by the coding sequence ATGGATGTGATTATTGATTTTTTGATTAATAATGGCGTTTTTATTGGACTGTTTTTTATCGGTTGGTTTTTTGGCCGTTACAATGAACGTGATCATTTCAAAACCTTAGCCATCGCTGAAAAAGAGCTCGGTCATATTGTGGTCTCTAGCGAACGTTTTTATCAGCCAAAGATTGCTGATGACACTCAAGGCGAGCTGGTCATGGGCAGTGTGGTCATCGCCCAAGATTATTTCAAAATGATTATTGCCAGCATCTTTAACTTGTTTGGTAAAAACCTAGTCACTTACGAAAGCTTGCTTGATCGTGCCCGCCGTGAAGCGATTGTGCGTATGAAGTTAGAGGCGAGCTTTAGAGGTTATAACCAAATATTTGGCGTGCGTTTGGAAGTTACTAGCATTAATCTGACTGGTAGTATGGTTGAGGCCATTGCTTATGGCACCGCGGTATATGCGGTTGATAATCCGAAGATACCACCGCCGCTACCGAGCCTAACGTCTTAA
- a CDS encoding formate/nitrite transporter family protein, with product MDSSKSNSQSNVKQATDKDSGSVNSSGSVNTPASDNSTELRQSLVRGALIIDASQISCSDRVFVPISDDFLKHVRSVDADHNNAADAKESSKQRDGEQSLTNSIEDEDLGDDIDQVEKESIKELAEDESFSQPKSYGSILAEEFVHARATFRRSYGSLFTSAFIAGLEIGISFIMLITVYAILSDLIPSQYAITLASLLYPIGFITVVIGQSILYTEQTSLLSLPVVAGIETVSKLAKLWGIVIIGNVIGGCVFSLFVVWLGLNMEWFEVADINFLAHHVLEYPWWILLASSIVAGWMMGLAAWLATSARDTLSRVVLVALITACIGVLGLHHSIVGNIEIFSGLVFGDTSFVDYISFLLLALLGNTIGGVVFVTVLKFGSLKYDINKLKEDRLDELRNTWPGHD from the coding sequence ATGGATTCTTCAAAATCAAACTCTCAATCTAACGTGAAACAAGCAACTGACAAAGACTCTGGTTCAGTGAATAGCTCTGGTTCAGTGAATACCCCTGCTTCAGACAATAGTACTGAATTAAGACAGTCGCTTGTCAGAGGCGCATTGATTATCGATGCGTCACAAATCAGCTGCTCAGATAGAGTATTTGTTCCCATCAGCGATGATTTTTTGAAGCATGTTCGATCGGTCGATGCAGATCATAATAACGCAGCAGACGCTAAAGAGAGTAGCAAACAAAGAGACGGCGAGCAAAGCCTGACCAACAGCATTGAAGATGAAGACTTAGGCGATGACATCGACCAAGTCGAAAAAGAGTCGATTAAAGAGCTTGCTGAAGATGAAAGCTTTAGCCAACCCAAAAGCTACGGCAGCATCTTAGCCGAAGAATTTGTCCATGCCCGCGCTACGTTCAGACGCTCTTATGGCTCGCTGTTTACCAGTGCCTTTATCGCCGGTCTTGAGATTGGTATTAGCTTTATCATGCTCATCACCGTGTACGCCATACTGTCTGACCTCATTCCGTCACAGTACGCGATAACGCTGGCTTCGCTGTTATACCCGATTGGCTTTATTACCGTTGTTATCGGCCAATCTATTCTGTATACCGAACAGACTTCGCTTTTGAGTTTACCGGTTGTGGCAGGCATTGAGACGGTTTCTAAATTGGCTAAGCTTTGGGGTATCGTGATTATCGGTAACGTTATCGGCGGCTGTGTGTTTAGCTTGTTTGTGGTTTGGCTAGGGCTCAATATGGAGTGGTTTGAGGTCGCTGATATTAATTTCTTAGCGCATCATGTGTTGGAATACCCGTGGTGGATACTACTCGCAAGCTCTATTGTTGCAGGTTGGATGATGGGACTTGCCGCTTGGCTCGCCACCTCTGCTCGCGACACGTTAAGCCGTGTGGTACTGGTGGCATTGATCACCGCCTGTATCGGTGTATTAGGTCTGCACCACAGTATTGTCGGTAATATCGAGATATTCTCAGGGCTTGTATTTGGTGATACCAGCTTTGTCGATTACATCAGCTTTTTACTGCTAGCTCTACTGGGTAATACTATTGGCGGTGTGGTATTTGTGACGGTATTGAAGTTTGGTAGCTTAAAATACGACATCAACAAACTAAAAGAAGACCGCTTAGATGAGCTGCGTAACACCTGGCCAGGTCATGACTAA
- a CDS encoding valine--tRNA ligase, with translation MSNQNLTASIQSALKQLENAYNPGEVEKGMYQNWEESGYFQPKYDSDKSFSIALPPPNVTGSLHMGHGFNNAIMDSLTRYHRMLGDNTLWQPGTDHAGIATQMVVERRLNAEGIKRTDLTREDFIDKVWEWKEESGGNITSQIRRLGSSVDWTRERFTMDEGLSNAVKEVFVRLHEDGLIYRGKRLVNWDPKFQTALSDLEVENHDEKGSLWHFRYYFTDKSVKTQDGKDYVVVATTRPETLLGDTAVAVNPKDERYAHLVGKTITLPITGREVPIVADDYVESDFGTGVVKITPAHDFNDYELGRRHDMPLINIFDGNAHILPEMEIFPDLQTRDPQIEKTPEAYAGVERFEARKQLVAQAKEEGWLEDIEDYQLKAPRGDRSGVIVEPWLTDQWYVAVEELAKPSIEAVENGDIEFVPAQYKNMYMAWMRDLQDWCISRQLWWGHRIPAWYDNDDNIYVARDEAEVRTKYNLDDSVELRQDEDVLDTWFSSGLWTFSTLGWGDPQADKKVLETFHPTSVLVTGFDIIFFWVARMIMMTMHFMKNEDGTPQIPFKTVYVHGLVRDGQGQKMSKSKGNVLDPIDLIDGIDLETLVAKRTSNMMNPKDAAKIEKQTRKEFPEGIPSYGTDALRFTFTSLASTGRDINFDLKRVEGYRNFCNKIWNASRFVLMNCVDKEGNALPIDSQANVDVWELPEKWIMSRLNSTVANIHQHFEQYRLDMVSHDIYEFIWNEYCDWYVELAKASLNDDTVADERKAQIRYVLLHVLETAMRFAHPMMPYITEEIWQTVAPLLGRKDTDSIMIADFPSVNQSQINDQVETDMTWLQELIAGVRNIRGEMKLGNAVRLPVLLENITDEQTERLNRIENQFKALAKVESLTLLKEGDEVPLSSSSMVGKLRVLVPMKGLIDPTAELKRLAKSQEKLQKQADGIARKLANEGFVSKAPAEVVEAEKVKLEELEGQLKVMADQMAQLEAL, from the coding sequence ATGAGCAATCAAAATTTGACGGCATCCATCCAATCGGCATTGAAACAATTAGAAAATGCGTACAACCCAGGCGAAGTCGAAAAGGGCATGTATCAAAATTGGGAGGAAAGTGGTTATTTCCAGCCAAAATACGACAGCGATAAATCATTCTCTATCGCCTTGCCACCGCCGAACGTCACTGGTAGCTTGCACATGGGTCATGGCTTTAACAACGCCATTATGGACTCGTTAACCCGCTATCACCGTATGCTGGGTGACAATACCTTATGGCAACCAGGTACAGACCATGCCGGTATTGCTACCCAGATGGTTGTAGAGCGTCGTCTGAATGCTGAGGGCATTAAGCGTACTGACCTAACTCGTGAAGACTTTATCGATAAAGTGTGGGAATGGAAAGAAGAGTCGGGCGGTAACATTACCAGTCAGATTCGTCGTTTGGGCTCATCGGTAGATTGGACGCGCGAGCGCTTTACCATGGATGAAGGCTTATCGAATGCCGTAAAAGAAGTATTCGTACGTCTGCATGAAGATGGTCTGATTTATCGTGGTAAGCGTCTGGTGAACTGGGATCCTAAATTCCAAACTGCCTTATCTGATCTAGAAGTTGAAAACCATGACGAGAAAGGCTCACTGTGGCACTTCCGTTATTACTTCACTGACAAATCAGTGAAAACCCAAGACGGTAAAGATTACGTCGTAGTTGCGACTACACGTCCTGAAACTTTACTGGGTGATACTGCGGTTGCGGTTAATCCAAAAGATGAGCGTTACGCACATCTAGTAGGCAAGACTATTACGCTACCGATTACCGGTCGTGAAGTGCCTATCGTTGCTGATGATTATGTTGAAAGTGACTTTGGTACCGGTGTGGTAAAAATCACCCCTGCGCATGACTTTAATGACTACGAATTAGGTCGTCGTCATGACATGCCACTGATTAATATCTTTGATGGCAATGCACACATCTTGCCAGAGATGGAGATTTTCCCAGATCTACAAACGCGCGACCCACAGATTGAGAAAACGCCAGAAGCGTATGCCGGTGTTGAGCGTTTTGAGGCGCGTAAGCAATTGGTTGCTCAAGCCAAAGAAGAAGGCTGGCTAGAAGACATCGAAGATTATCAACTAAAAGCCCCACGCGGTGACCGCAGTGGTGTTATCGTTGAGCCATGGCTAACCGACCAGTGGTATGTGGCGGTTGAAGAGCTTGCTAAGCCATCGATTGAAGCGGTAGAAAACGGCGATATCGAGTTTGTACCAGCTCAATACAAAAACATGTATATGGCGTGGATGCGCGACCTGCAAGACTGGTGTATCAGCCGTCAGCTGTGGTGGGGTCACCGCATTCCTGCATGGTATGACAACGACGACAACATCTATGTTGCCCGTGATGAAGCCGAAGTTCGCACTAAGTACAACTTAGATGACAGCGTTGAATTACGCCAAGACGAAGACGTGCTAGACACTTGGTTCAGCTCAGGTTTATGGACATTCAGCACCCTAGGTTGGGGCGACCCACAAGCGGACAAAAAAGTGCTTGAGACCTTCCACCCAACCAGCGTGTTGGTGACCGGCTTTGACATCATTTTCTTCTGGGTTGCCCGTATGATTATGATGACCATGCACTTCATGAAAAATGAAGATGGCACACCGCAAATTCCGTTCAAGACTGTGTATGTACATGGCCTAGTGCGTGATGGTCAAGGTCAGAAGATGTCGAAGTCAAAAGGTAACGTACTAGATCCAATCGACTTGATTGACGGTATCGACCTTGAGACCTTGGTTGCCAAGCGCACCAGCAACATGATGAACCCGAAAGATGCGGCTAAGATTGAGAAGCAAACCCGCAAAGAGTTCCCAGAGGGTATCCCATCTTACGGTACCGATGCGCTGCGCTTTACATTCACATCGCTTGCCAGCACTGGTCGTGATATCAACTTTGACCTAAAACGTGTCGAAGGTTACCGCAACTTCTGTAATAAAATCTGGAACGCCAGCCGTTTTGTATTGATGAACTGTGTGGACAAAGAAGGCAATGCGCTACCGATTGATAGCCAAGCGAATGTAGATGTGTGGGAATTGCCAGAAAAATGGATTATGAGCCGTCTAAACTCAACGGTTGCCAATATCCATCAGCATTTTGAGCAGTATCGCTTAGACATGGTCAGCCATGATATCTATGAGTTCATCTGGAACGAATACTGTGACTGGTATGTTGAGCTTGCCAAAGCCAGCCTAAACGATGACACCGTGGCAGACGAGCGTAAAGCTCAGATTCGTTATGTATTACTTCACGTATTAGAAACAGCGATGCGTTTTGCACACCCAATGATGCCGTACATCACTGAAGAGATTTGGCAGACGGTTGCCCCATTATTAGGCCGCAAAGACACCGACAGCATTATGATTGCCGACTTCCCAAGCGTCAATCAGTCACAAATCAATGACCAAGTCGAAACCGACATGACCTGGCTGCAAGAGCTTATCGCTGGCGTGCGTAACATCCGTGGTGAAATGAAGCTTGGCAACGCGGTACGTCTACCAGTACTGCTTGAGAACATCACTGATGAGCAGACTGAGCGTCTAAACCGTATCGAAAACCAGTTCAAAGCACTGGCTAAAGTCGAGAGCTTAACCCTGCTTAAAGAGGGCGATGAAGTCCCATTATCATCATCAAGCATGGTCGGCAAACTGCGTGTCTTAGTACCAATGAAAGGTCTGATTGACCCAACAGCGGAGCTAAAACGTCTGGCTAAGTCTCAAGAGAAGCTGCAAAAGCAAGCTGATGGTATCGCGCGTAAGCTTGCCAATGAAGGCTTTGTGAGCAAAGCGCCTGCTGAGGTTGTTGAAGCAGAGAAAGTGAAATTAGAGGAGCTAGAAGGTCAGCTAAAAGTGATGGCAGATCAAATGGCGCAGTTAGAAGCGTTGTAG
- a CDS encoding ornithine cyclodeaminase, whose protein sequence is MSNFIISPKQGVPFVSVQMMAKIIKSYGVEQCLLKLVDALEQDFLRWDEFEKSSRYATHSKDGVIELMPISDGKMFACKYVNGHPINTQRDLQTVAAIGILSDVDTGYPILLTEMCLLTALRTAATSAMLAKQCAPKNAKTLAVIGNGAQCEFQALAMKAVMGITEVRLFDTDPEATKKAVENLSDSGLKVVACNSSDEAVEGAQIIITCTADKRNATVLKDELVKKGVCLIAIGGDCPGKTELDGNTMQRADRVIVEFEPQTRVEGEIQHQSEDFPVIEFHRILKGEEKARTSDDELVIFDGVGFASEDYTGLVFLRDLIKDQADYEILDMIPQQSNPKNLYSVINNT, encoded by the coding sequence ATGTCGAATTTCATCATATCGCCAAAACAAGGCGTACCATTTGTTAGCGTACAAATGATGGCAAAAATCATTAAGTCTTATGGCGTTGAACAGTGTCTCTTAAAGTTGGTAGATGCTTTAGAACAAGATTTTCTACGCTGGGATGAATTTGAAAAGTCTTCTCGCTATGCCACCCACTCTAAAGATGGCGTCATTGAGCTTATGCCTATTAGTGATGGCAAAATGTTTGCTTGTAAATATGTCAACGGCCATCCCATTAATACCCAACGTGACTTACAAACTGTCGCAGCGATTGGCATCTTATCCGACGTTGATACCGGTTATCCCATTCTACTAACAGAGATGTGCCTGCTTACTGCGCTGCGCACAGCGGCAACGTCTGCAATGCTTGCTAAACAATGTGCGCCTAAAAACGCAAAAACTTTAGCGGTTATCGGTAATGGTGCCCAATGCGAATTTCAAGCATTAGCCATGAAAGCAGTGATGGGTATTACCGAGGTACGTTTATTTGATACTGACCCTGAAGCGACCAAAAAAGCAGTTGAAAACTTATCAGACTCTGGTTTAAAAGTAGTCGCTTGCAACTCTTCTGATGAAGCGGTAGAAGGGGCACAAATAATTATTACTTGCACAGCAGACAAACGAAACGCAACTGTCTTAAAAGATGAGTTGGTTAAGAAAGGCGTCTGTTTAATTGCGATAGGTGGTGATTGCCCAGGCAAAACAGAACTTGATGGCAACACAATGCAACGTGCAGACCGCGTTATTGTAGAGTTTGAACCTCAAACCCGTGTTGAAGGCGAGATTCAACATCAATCTGAAGACTTCCCTGTTATCGAGTTTCATCGTATTCTTAAAGGTGAAGAAAAAGCACGTACATCAGACGATGAATTGGTTATTTTTGATGGCGTAGGCTTTGCTTCAGAAGATTATACGGGTCTGGTATTTTTGCGCGATTTAATCAAAGACCAAGCTGATTATGAAATATTGGATATGATCCCTCAGCAATCAAACCCTAAAAACCTCTACTCTGTGATAAACAATACATAG
- a CDS encoding Lrp/AsnC family transcriptional regulator, which produces MSRYIYDDLDRQLIAELRADGRATISYLSKALGVSRATVQKRLDRLTSSGAILGFTVRVHEALEKDAVKAIIMIEISGQSTSQVIRKMRGIPELSRIHTTNGRWDLIAVIQTNTLSEFDEVLSKVREVDGVSSSETSLILSTF; this is translated from the coding sequence ATGAGTCGATATATCTATGACGATTTAGATAGGCAGCTGATTGCTGAATTAAGAGCAGATGGACGGGCGACAATTTCATATCTTTCCAAAGCCCTAGGTGTCTCTAGAGCCACTGTACAAAAACGCCTTGATCGTTTGACGTCAAGCGGCGCGATTTTGGGTTTTACAGTGCGTGTACATGAAGCATTAGAGAAAGATGCCGTCAAGGCAATTATTATGATTGAGATATCAGGTCAATCAACCTCTCAAGTGATACGAAAAATGCGGGGAATACCTGAGCTTTCAAGAATACACACAACGAATGGTCGGTGGGATCTTATTGCCGTGATACAGACCAATACACTCAGCGAGTTTGATGAGGTTTTGAGTAAGGTAAGAGAGGTCGATGGTGTTTCAAGCAGTGAAACCAGTTTAATACTGTCTACTTTTTAA
- a CDS encoding colicin immunity domain-containing protein — protein sequence MSMVLPKFAESFVNERLTADIFADAYIELWNIERDLGLASQDAGILSQVNSTIFLMADLYNPESDRDDYEFDEEELRLNVKQELEKLKEEGYPINFI from the coding sequence ATGAGTATGGTTTTACCTAAGTTTGCTGAGTCTTTTGTCAATGAAAGACTAACTGCTGATATATTTGCAGATGCGTATATTGAACTTTGGAATATTGAAAGAGATTTAGGATTAGCCTCACAAGATGCAGGGATATTAAGTCAGGTTAACTCAACAATATTTCTAATGGCAGACCTTTATAATCCTGAGTCTGATAGAGATGATTATGAATTTGACGAAGAAGAATTGCGCCTAAACGTTAAACAAGAGTTAGAAAAACTAAAAGAAGAAGGATATCCCATTAACTTTATATAA
- a CDS encoding peptide MFS transporter yields the protein MFNQRNLTMMLCQMIFGLSFYGVMIILTPFFLDRLEYSEADTLMVIGAFSAVGTFFSIAGGVIGDRYLGAYRSLIIGYGAFTLGYVLLMLSAVDINIPLSLIGIALVSYGRGLMSPNYPTLFQTTFKSQQDFEKIYPINYSVNNVGAFLGQYVFPFLTLYIAYKGNFMLAAGMCGLGVLSLILVRKPLIAGADKIDQAKVPLQNWLKFLGLSAIMIAVVFYMFSDMDMGQYIVYVISAAAIGYFVYLTLKSNRGTALRMGTVLIMILLTIAFFIYYSQMMTSMNIVAINTMRGDLFGIIPIQPEGSMVMNPLWCAVAGPIIALITNRLEKRDIFLSTPTKVSVAFVATTIAFAVLTFSLLNINEDATLSPEVFMVVHFFQAFAEVIVGSLVVAYILSVTPKAISSFSVSLFMVAMAVSGIIGAVFSTSIALEKGTQVTQAIAVENYGSFFMTLTLFALGITVVAFVSSHIIKKMLHAADEWDKNNPQPESESTL from the coding sequence ATGTTTAATCAACGAAACCTGACCATGATGCTGTGTCAGATGATATTTGGTCTGTCTTTTTATGGCGTTATGATTATTCTAACGCCGTTCTTTTTGGATAGGCTAGAGTACAGCGAAGCCGACACCTTGATGGTAATTGGTGCGTTTAGTGCAGTGGGGACATTTTTCTCGATTGCAGGCGGGGTGATAGGTGACCGTTATTTGGGTGCATATCGCTCGCTTATCATTGGCTATGGCGCGTTTACGCTCGGTTATGTGTTACTGATGCTCAGTGCGGTAGACATTAATATTCCGCTAAGCTTAATCGGTATTGCACTGGTCAGTTATGGGCGGGGCTTGATGTCGCCAAACTATCCGACCTTGTTCCAGACCACATTCAAGTCGCAACAAGACTTTGAGAAGATATATCCCATTAACTATTCGGTAAACAATGTTGGTGCGTTTTTAGGTCAATACGTGTTCCCGTTCTTGACGCTATATATCGCCTACAAAGGCAATTTTATGCTTGCCGCTGGCATGTGTGGACTGGGCGTGTTGTCATTGATACTTGTACGTAAGCCATTAATCGCAGGGGCGGATAAAATTGACCAAGCCAAAGTGCCACTGCAAAACTGGCTTAAGTTTTTAGGCTTAAGTGCGATTATGATTGCGGTTGTGTTCTATATGTTCAGTGACATGGATATGGGGCAGTATATTGTTTATGTCATTAGCGCCGCTGCCATTGGTTACTTTGTTTATTTAACGCTCAAATCAAATCGTGGCACCGCACTGCGTATGGGCACTGTATTAATCATGATATTGCTGACCATCGCTTTCTTTATCTATTACAGCCAGATGATGACTTCAATGAATATCGTGGCGATTAACACCATGCGTGGCGATTTATTTGGCATTATCCCGATTCAGCCCGAAGGCTCTATGGTGATGAACCCATTATGGTGTGCGGTAGCAGGGCCTATTATCGCACTGATTACCAACCGTTTAGAGAAGCGCGATATCTTTTTGAGTACCCCGACCAAAGTCAGTGTTGCTTTTGTGGCGACGACCATTGCCTTTGCGGTATTGACGTTCTCACTATTAAATATCAATGAAGATGCAACTTTAAGCCCAGAGGTGTTTATGGTGGTGCATTTCTTCCAAGCCTTTGCAGAAGTGATTGTCGGCAGCTTGGTAGTGGCTTATATCTTATCGGTCACGCCTAAGGCGATTTCGAGCTTCTCAGTGAGCTTATTTATGGTAGCGATGGCGGTGAGCGGCATTATCGGGGCGGTATTCTCGACCAGTATTGCGCTAGAGAAGGGCACTCAAGTCACCCAAGCCATTGCGGTCGAAAACTATGGTAGCTTCTTTATGACCCTAACTCTGTTTGCGCTAGGCATCACTGTTGTTGCGTTTGTTTCATCTCATATCATTAAAAAGATGCTGCATGCTGCTGATGAGTGGGACAAAAACAACCCACAGCCAGAGAGCGAGTCTACGCTATAA